The following proteins are encoded in a genomic region of Stutzerimonas balearica DSM 6083:
- the nuoK gene encoding NADH-quinone oxidoreductase subunit NuoK gives MTLTTLLLLAAGLIGIGVYGALSQQSFVMLMMGLELILNGVMLASVAFWALTGAGMPQGQLLTIVVMAVMAIEMAIGFALVVAVYRAKQADTTEALDGLKH, from the coding sequence ATGACCCTGACCACCCTGCTGCTGCTCGCCGCCGGCCTGATTGGCATCGGCGTCTACGGGGCGCTGTCCCAGCAATCGTTCGTCATGCTGATGATGGGCCTGGAGCTGATCCTCAACGGCGTGATGCTGGCGTCGGTGGCCTTTTGGGCCCTGACCGGCGCCGGCATGCCACAGGGCCAGTTGCTGACCATCGTGGTGATGGCGGTGATGGCTATCGAAATGGCCATAGGCTTCGCCCTGGTGGTGGCGGTCTATCGCGCCAAGCAGGCCGACACCACCGAAGCGCTCGACGGGCTGAAACACTGA
- a CDS encoding NADH-quinone oxidoreductase subunit 5 family protein: MLWLVPLLPLLAAPLLYGLCRDGRRTRLAGLATAVILTTVGLAVAALLGDWSGSYRWSSQIQLTLALAPASAVFALTVPLVAAPIALYAAHHEAQAPTPAALARLMALLLAFVGAMELLVLAADLLTLLIAWELVGALSWSLIGHDWRERGNLRDAGWAFLVTRFGDLGLYIAAAAAFAGSGSFAFTALPSLEGMPLQVFVAGIVLACAAKSAQLPFAPWLFAAMAGPTSVSALLHAATMVAAGVYLTTRLHPSLDAVAWFAPLAMALGLATALAGGVVAGLQGHAKKLLAASTSAHHGLMWLAVGAGYPGAALLHFVVHAFFKAGLFLASGIAEHQVGSYALGAMRLGRRLPGIAVATLIASLALAGVPPLGGAWSKEQIVSAAGHHGAWLALATMFAGAFSAYYATRLQWLGFGPGPGMPRTPGGRPSNAERLALYLLSAGSLLLSLLWWPGLAEAIGHRLGFVLPAGKPWEVLLSWLLVGLGVLGGAVAVRQQWGNEDEANTRHPMLSRWFGLPALATRGASALFAASHALARFDDRVVDGGLRLVARYGSAAHALARFDDRAVDGGVRLTARVGEGLARLGDRRGEALFDGWVSGLSEATGALGRHVRRLQSGQMHHYYTGIAAGLAVVVLILAIGGLP; this comes from the coding sequence ATGCTCTGGCTGGTCCCGCTCTTGCCGCTGCTGGCGGCGCCGCTGCTCTATGGTCTGTGCCGTGACGGCCGCCGTACGCGCCTCGCCGGGCTGGCCACCGCGGTAATCCTGACGACGGTCGGGCTCGCCGTGGCGGCACTGCTCGGCGACTGGTCGGGCAGCTACCGCTGGAGTTCGCAGATCCAGCTGACGCTGGCGCTGGCCCCGGCGAGCGCCGTGTTCGCTCTGACCGTGCCGCTGGTGGCCGCCCCCATAGCGCTGTATGCCGCCCATCACGAGGCGCAGGCGCCGACGCCCGCCGCGCTGGCCCGGCTGATGGCGCTGCTGCTGGCGTTCGTCGGGGCAATGGAGCTGCTGGTGCTGGCCGCCGACCTGCTGACCTTGCTGATCGCCTGGGAGCTGGTCGGCGCGCTGTCCTGGTCCCTGATCGGCCATGACTGGCGCGAACGCGGCAACCTGCGCGATGCCGGCTGGGCCTTTCTGGTCACCCGCTTCGGCGACCTGGGGTTGTACATCGCGGCGGCCGCGGCCTTCGCGGGCAGCGGCTCATTCGCCTTCACCGCCCTGCCCAGCTTGGAGGGCATGCCGTTGCAGGTCTTCGTCGCGGGCATCGTGCTCGCCTGTGCGGCGAAATCCGCGCAACTGCCGTTCGCGCCCTGGCTGTTTGCCGCGATGGCCGGCCCGACCTCGGTCTCGGCCCTGCTGCACGCTGCCACCATGGTGGCGGCGGGCGTGTACCTGACCACTCGCCTGCATCCGAGCCTGGACGCAGTCGCCTGGTTCGCGCCGCTGGCCATGGCGCTGGGGCTGGCGACGGCGCTGGCCGGTGGCGTGGTGGCCGGCCTGCAGGGGCACGCCAAGAAACTGCTCGCCGCCTCGACCTCCGCGCACCATGGCTTGATGTGGCTGGCGGTCGGTGCCGGCTACCCGGGGGCCGCGCTGCTGCACTTCGTGGTGCATGCGTTCTTCAAGGCCGGTCTGTTCCTGGCCAGCGGCATCGCCGAGCACCAGGTCGGCAGCTATGCGCTCGGCGCCATGCGCCTGGGCCGGCGCCTGCCCGGCATCGCCGTCGCAACGCTCATCGCCAGCCTGGCGCTGGCGGGCGTACCGCCGCTCGGTGGCGCCTGGAGCAAGGAGCAGATCGTCAGCGCCGCGGGCCATCACGGCGCCTGGCTGGCACTGGCGACGATGTTCGCCGGGGCATTCAGCGCGTACTACGCCACGCGCCTGCAGTGGCTGGGGTTCGGCCCGGGCCCCGGCATGCCGCGCACGCCGGGCGGTCGCCCCAGCAACGCCGAACGCCTGGCCCTGTACCTGCTCAGCGCCGGTTCCCTGCTGCTCTCGCTGCTGTGGTGGCCGGGCCTCGCCGAAGCGATCGGGCACCGGCTGGGCTTCGTCCTGCCGGCCGGCAAGCCTTGGGAAGTGCTGCTGTCGTGGTTGCTGGTCGGGCTGGGCGTGCTCGGCGGCGCGGTAGCCGTGCGCCAGCAATGGGGCAACGAAGACGAAGCCAACACGCGCCACCCGATGCTCAGCCGCTGGTTCGGCCTGCCCGCTTTGGCCACGCGCGGAGCCAGCGCGCTGTTTGCCGCCAGTCATGCCCTGGCGCGTTTCGATGACCGGGTGGTCGACGGCGGCCTGCGCCTGGTGGCGCGCTACGGCTCGGCCGCTCATGCGCTGGCCCGCTTCGACGACCGTGCGGTGGACGGTGGCGTCCGCCTCACCGCACGGGTCGGCGAGGGGCTGGCGCGGCTCGGTGATCGGCGCGGCGAAGCGCTGTTCGACGGCTGGGTCAGCGGCCTGTCGGAGGCCACCGGCGCCCTCGGGCGGCACGTGCGCCGCCTGCAAAGCGGGCAGATGCACCACTACTACACCGGAATTGCCGCGGGCCTCGCCGTGGTGGTCCTGATTCTCGCGATAGGAGGCCTGCCGTGA